A genomic region of Roseateles amylovorans contains the following coding sequences:
- a CDS encoding DUF2145 domain-containing protein, with amino-acid sequence MSLRADAAAASCIDEPRRRSTEGKRRQGRRALGLLVGVGLMLSGLNAGAAVFCDRPSDLNAIDQDRQLRLVAEVKRVLQQAGPAAALVSRSGTDLDRFNIRYSHAGLALRDSANGAWSVRQLYYACDESRPRLFDQGLTGFLMSAGKIEPTRLSMVLLPPEPAQRLATLALDNRRALALLAPQYSANAYAFSTRYQNCNQWVAELMASAWSGEPPDDRPAAQQRLSALGYEPEAVRIPSHSLMFAAQFVPLVHLDDHPIDDLYALRMRVSTPASLEAFAHRLAPEAERVELCATADRLVVRRGWQPLDASCMPGAMDQIIALRD; translated from the coding sequence GTGAGCCTGCGAGCGGACGCCGCTGCCGCGTCCTGCATCGACGAACCGCGTCGCCGATCGACCGAGGGAAAGCGCCGACAGGGCCGGCGGGCGCTGGGTCTGCTCGTGGGCGTCGGGCTCATGCTCAGCGGCCTGAATGCCGGCGCTGCGGTCTTCTGCGACCGCCCGTCCGACCTCAACGCCATCGACCAGGATCGCCAGCTGCGGCTGGTGGCCGAGGTCAAGCGGGTGTTGCAGCAGGCGGGACCGGCAGCCGCGCTGGTGTCCCGCTCCGGCACCGACCTGGATCGCTTCAACATCCGGTACTCCCATGCCGGACTGGCACTGCGCGACAGTGCCAATGGCGCGTGGTCGGTGCGCCAGCTCTACTACGCCTGTGACGAGTCACGGCCCCGTCTGTTCGACCAGGGCCTCACCGGCTTCCTCATGAGCGCCGGCAAGATCGAGCCGACTCGGCTGTCGATGGTGTTGCTCCCGCCGGAGCCCGCGCAGCGACTGGCCACCTTGGCGTTGGACAACCGCCGAGCGCTCGCACTGCTGGCGCCGCAGTACAGCGCCAACGCGTATGCCTTCAGCACCCGCTACCAGAACTGCAACCAATGGGTGGCCGAACTCATGGCCAGCGCCTGGAGCGGTGAGCCCCCCGACGACCGGCCCGCGGCGCAGCAGCGCCTGTCGGCCTTGGGCTATGAACCCGAGGCGGTGCGCATCCCCTCGCACAGCCTGATGTTCGCGGCCCAGTTCGTGCCGCTGGTGCATCTGGACGATCACCCGATCGACGACCTCTACGCACTGCGCATGCGGGTGTCGACGCCCGCATCGCTCGAGGCCTTCGCACACCGTCTCGCGCCCGAGGCCGAGCGGGTGGAGCTTTGCGCCACTGCCGACCGCCTGGTGGTGCGCCGCGGGTGGCAGCCGCTGGACGCCTCCTGCATGCCCGGGGCAATGGACCAGATCATCGCCCTGCGCGACTGA
- a CDS encoding CsgG/HfaB family protein, with amino-acid sequence MPATTLARSVLKSALVLSPLLLAGCLATAPTMGENKGTVSGAAGGAQAENQNSKLEHCDETLGTLAMFEDPQAPWWSQMRERQLGSTLPVLRLMVQQSNCFVIVERGKAFANMERERALMQSGETRAGSNFGQGQIVAADYTMSPEIQFAGKTGGAGGGIGTGAIGLITAVAANMSQNEASTTLLLVDNRSGVQIAAAEGTGKNFDFGFFGGSLFGNSAVAGGAYAKTPAGKVVTAAFADSFNQMVKALRNYKAQQVKGGLGTGGRLGVSGGSTAASKEADQQAAPAATPTKKPAAAAKPKTTTKSTPATGTGTK; translated from the coding sequence ATGCCTGCTACTACCCTCGCACGTTCCGTGCTGAAGTCCGCCCTGGTGCTGTCGCCGCTGCTGCTGGCCGGCTGCCTGGCCACCGCGCCCACCATGGGCGAGAACAAGGGCACCGTGTCCGGCGCGGCCGGCGGTGCGCAGGCGGAAAACCAGAACAGCAAGCTCGAGCACTGCGACGAGACGCTGGGCACGCTGGCCATGTTCGAGGATCCGCAAGCCCCGTGGTGGTCGCAGATGCGCGAACGCCAGCTCGGCTCGACCCTGCCCGTGCTGCGCCTGATGGTTCAGCAAAGCAATTGCTTCGTGATCGTGGAACGCGGCAAGGCCTTCGCCAACATGGAGCGCGAGCGCGCGCTGATGCAGTCTGGTGAGACCCGCGCGGGCAGCAACTTCGGCCAGGGCCAGATCGTGGCAGCGGACTACACCATGAGCCCCGAGATCCAGTTCGCCGGCAAGACCGGCGGCGCGGGCGGCGGCATCGGGACCGGCGCCATCGGCCTGATCACGGCGGTGGCGGCCAACATGAGCCAGAACGAAGCCTCGACCACGCTGCTGCTGGTGGACAACCGTTCGGGCGTGCAGATCGCTGCCGCCGAAGGCACCGGCAAGAACTTCGACTTCGGCTTCTTCGGTGGCAGCCTGTTCGGCAACAGCGCGGTCGCGGGCGGTGCCTATGCCAAGACCCCAGCGGGCAAGGTCGTCACTGCGGCGTTTGCGGACTCCTTCAACCAGATGGTGAAGGCCCTGCGCAACTACAAGGCGCAACAGGTCAAGGGTGGCCTGGGCACCGGTGGCCGCCTGGGCGTGTCCGGCGGATCGACCGCAGCGTCCAAGGAAGCCGACCAGCAAGCCGCTCCGGCCGCCACCCCCACCAAGAAGCCGGCCGCCGCCGCCAAGCCGAAGACGACCACCAAGTCGACGCCGGCCACCGGGACCGGCACGAAGTAA